In a genomic window of Syngnathus typhle isolate RoL2023-S1 ecotype Sweden linkage group LG4, RoL_Styp_1.0, whole genome shotgun sequence:
- the kif13ba gene encoding kinesin-like protein KIF13B isoform X2: MVEPSLDDSNVKVAVRVRPMNRREKELNTKCVVEMVKNQTVLHPAMTNLGKSDTRTQSKVFAYDYCFWSMDESDKEKFAGQEVVFQCLGESLLHNAFLGYNACIFAYGQTGSGKSYTMMGSVDQPGLIPRLCSALFERTQKEQREQEKFTVEVSYMEIYNEKVRDLLDPKGGRQTLRVREHKVLGPYVDGLSRLAVASYKDIEVLMSEGNKSRTVAATNMNEESSRSHAVFNIILTHTLTDVQSGTSGEKVSRLSLVDLAGSERAAKTGAAGERLKEGSNINKSLTTLGLVISALAEQGTTKNKTKFVPYRDSVLTWLLKDCLGGNSRTAMVATVSPAADNYEETLSTLRYADRAKSIVNHAVVNEDPNARIIRELREEVEKLRVQLTQAESLKAPELKDRLEESEKLIHEMTVTWEDKLRKTEEVAQARQKQLESLGISLQSSGIKVGDDKSFLVNLNADPALNELLVYYLKEDHTQVGSADSQDIQLCGMGIQAEHCVIDINADAAVILTPYPNARTCVNGSPATCGLQLHHGDRILWGNNHFFRINLPKRRGRTAEDEEGVMKKSGSSEQLDADGDSASEVSSEVSFSYEFAQTEVMMKALGSNDPMQSVLQSLERQHEEEKRSALERQRQMYEQELQQLRRKLNPDRLSAGPPGPPPFGQPGTGQQSHYRSMERLSMGGMSHSSSAQSRLRQWNEDREAVLVRSLRRLREQIVRANLLVQEACFISDELERHTEYRVTLQIPSENLNANRKRDAVLSEPAIQVRRRCRGKQIWSLEKTENRLVDMRELYQEWQDYHLHDSDNPGMRSYFRRADPFFDEQENHSLIGVANVFLSCLFYDVKLQYAVPIINQKGEVAGRLHVEVVRVGGALEDNIAGGDDPDNNPDSEIQDRKLVCMIKILQATGLPQYLSNFVFCQYTFWDQPEPIIVAPEVDLHSSSPSTKDPHCMVVFDSCKELAVSVSEDFIEYLTEGAVAIEVYGHRQADAGRNPALWDLSIIQAKTRTLRDRWSEVMRRLELWIQILEINENGDFVPVEVIPARDVNTGGIFQLRQGQARRIQVDVRSVQDSGTMPLISEIVLAVSVGCVEITSTIGPEGDEMDSYQERDLERLRRQWLAALTKRQEYLDQHLQSLVSKAEKNEDDVEREAQLLEWRLTLTEERNAVMVPSAGSGIPGAPAEWVPLPGMETHVPVLFLNLKPDDLSSQDQFEVPDAGGWDATLSGEDEDDFFDLQIVKHYDGEVKAEASWDSTVHECPQLSRGGAWPDSRVYLTVRAVVQLSHPADMQLVLRKRICVNVNPGRQGFAHNFLKRMSTRSTIPGCGVTFEVVSNIPGDAPGSEDREMLARLAASAHSSESADDEAAIEKYLRSVLSLENILTLDRLRQEVTVKEQLAARGRSNRRSLSSPSVNRLSGSRQDLSTTSLMEDKGRWESQQDIFMPSAYHRTLPRPASSPSTYYPVAPQQPSPPSSNAVTSPLNQEPEQGRSGLAASYLSVKALVPQMPKLLKSLFPARDDKKELRPSPHGQQHMPRIMSPPGVDDSRVKVDMAAPVPRAAPAKERRSDPADAPPLTVHDPHDGTPLSPLSQSSSGYFSASVSTATLSDVLQPPSSSSSSSSLLLEAALAANHDGVTARPFLSEQKPPDDSPLPEWLTDGTHVTVGSGKAGTVRYVGATHFAEGVWVGVELDSPAGKHDGCVGGHRYFRCRPAHGILVRPERLSCRDSRQGASELPAAPNTARVPVLRGDNRKSWSS; the protein is encoded by the exons ATGGTCGAGCCCAGCCTGGACGACTCCAACGTCAAGGTGGCGGTCCGCGTTCGGCCCATGAACAGGAGAG AAAAGGAATTAAACACTAAGTGCGTGGTGGAGATGGTGAAGAACCAGACCGTCCTCCATCCTGCCATGACCAACCTGGGCAAGAGCGACACCAG GACTCAGTCCAAG GTTTTTGCCTACGACTACTGCTTCTGGTCCATGGACGAATCGGACAAGGAGAAATTTGCCG GTCAGGAGGTGGTCTTTCAGTGCCTTGGAGAAAGTCTTCTCCATAACGCCTTCCTTGGCTACAATGCCTGCATCTTTGCCTACGGACAAACCG GTTCCGGAAAGTCCTACACCATGATGGGTTCGGTGGACCAGCCGGGGCTCATCCCCCGCCTCTGCAGCGCTTTGTTTGAGCGCACGCAGAAGGAGCAGCGTGAGCAGGAGAAGTTTACAGTGGAGGTCTCCTACATGGAGATCTACAATGAAAAGGTTCGAGATCTGCTGGACCCCAAAGG GGGCAGACAAACGCTGAGAGTAAGAGAACATAAAGTGCTGGGTCCATATGTGGACGGTCTCTCTCGGCTAGCTGTTGCAAGCTACAAG GACATCGAGGTGCTGATGTCAGAGGGGAACAAGTCTCGCACTGTCGCCGCCACCAACATGAACGAGGAGAGCAGTCGATCGCACGCCGTCTTCAACATCATCCTCACGCACACCCTGACGGACGTGCAGTCTGGG ACAAGTGGTGAAAAAGTGAGTCGGCTGAGTCTGGTGGACTTAGCCGGAAGTGAGCGAGCCGCCAAAACCGGAGCGGCTGGAGAGCGTCTCAAGGAAGGAAGCAACATCAACAA ATCGCTGACTACACTGGGCTTGGTGATCTCCGCTCTGGCCGAGCAAGGAACTACCAAAAACAAGACCAAGTTTGTTCCTTACCGAGACTCTGTTCTGACATGGCTGCTGAAG GACTGTCTCGGCGGTAACAGCCGCACGGCCATGGTGGCGACGGTGAGCCCGGCGGCCGACAATTACGAAGAGACGCTATCCACGCTGCGCTACGCCGACCGGGCCAAGAGCATTGTTAACCACGCCGTGGTCAACGAGGACCCCAACGCTCGCATTATTCGGGAGCTGCGTGAGGAGGTGGAGAAGCTGCGAGTGCAGCTCACTCAAGCCGAG TCTTTGAAAGCCCCAGAGCTCAAGGATCGCCTGGAAGAGTCTGAGAAGTTGATTCACGAGATGACCGTCACGTGGGAGGATAAGCTTCGCAAAACAGAGGAGGTGGCTCAG GCACGTCAGAAGCAGCTGGAGAGTCTGGGCATTTCCCTCCAGTCGTCGGGCATCAAAGTGGGCGACGATAAAAGCTTCCTGGTCAACCTGAATGCAGACCCAGCACTCAACGAACTGCTGGTGTACTATTTAAAG GAGGACCACACCCAGGTGGGCTCGGCAGACTCCCAGGACATCCAGCTGTGCGGCATGGGCATCCAGGCCGAGCACTGCGTTATCGACATCAACGCCGACGCCGCCGTCATCCTCACCCCGTACCCCAACGCTCG GACATGTGTAAATGGGTCTCCGGCTACCTGCGGACTACAGCTTCACCATGGCGACCGAATCCTCTGGGGAAACAATCACTTCTTCAG GATCAACCTTCCCAAGCGGCGCGGTCGAACCGCAGAGGATGAGGAGGGCGTGATGAAGAAGAGCGGCAGCAGCGAGCAGCTCGATGCGGACGGCGACTCGGCCAGCGAAGTGTCCAGCGAGGTCAGCTTCTCCTACGAGTTTGCTCAGACTGAAGTCATGATGAAGGCTCTGGGTAGCAATG aCCCTATGCAGAGCGTCCTGCAGTCGCTGGAGAGGCAACACGAAGAGGAGAAACGCTCAGCCTTGGAGCGCCAGAGGCAGATGTACGAGCAGGAGCTACAGCAGCTTCGTCGCAAGCTTAACCCGGACCGGCTGTCCGCGGGCCCCCCGGGACCGCCGCCGTTTGGCCAGCCCGGGACTGGTCAGCAGTCTCACTACCGTAGTATGGAGAGGCTGAGCATGGGAGGCATGAGCCACTCCAGCAGCGCTCAGAGCCGATTGAGACAATGGAATGAAGACAG GGAGGCTGTGTTGGTGAGGAGCTTGAGGCGGCTGCGAGAGCAAATAGTGAGAGCCAACCTCTTGGTACAAGAGGCCTGCTTTATCTCAGATGAGCTGGAACGCCACACCGAGTACCGGGTCACTCTGCAGATCCCCTCAGAAAACCTCAACGCCAACCGAAAG AGGGACGCTGTGCTCAGCGAGCCCGCCATTCAAGTGCGACGTCGCTGCCGCGGCAAACAAATCTGGAGCTTAGAAAAGACCGAGAACCGCCTGGTGGACATGAGGGAGCTCTACCAAGAGTGGCAGGACTACCACCTGCACGACAGCGACAACCCG GGAATGCGCTCATACTTCCGCCGGGCCGACCCTTTCTTCGATGAGCAAGAGAACCACAGCCTGATCGGCGTGGCCAACGTCTTTTTGTCCTGCCTTTTCTATGACGTCAAGCTGCAGTACGCTGTGCCCATCATCAACCAAAAAGGAGAG GTGGCTGGGCGTCTCCATGTGGAGGTGGTGAGGGTTGGAGGGGCTCTGGAGGACAACATCGCGGGAGGAGACGATCCCGACAACAACCCAGACTCAGAAATTCAGGATCGCAAACTTGTCTGCATG ATTAAAATCCTACAGGCCACCGGTCTCCCCCAGTACCTGTCCAACTTTGTCTTCTGCCAATACACTTTCTGGGACCAACCCGAGCCCATCATCGTGGCCCCCGAGGTGGACCTCCACTCGTCGTCGCCCAGCACCAAAGACCCACACTGCATGGTGGTGTTCGACAGCTGCAAGGAGCTGGCCGTGTCCGTGTCGGAGGATTTCATCGAGTACCTGACCGAAGGGGCCGTGGCCATTGAGGTGTATGGACACAGGCAGGCTGACGCGGGCAGGAACCCGGCCCTCTGGGACCTCAGCATCATCCAGGCCAAGACGCGCACGCTACGAGACAG GTGGAGTGAGGTAATGCGCCGGCTGGAACTCTGGATCCAAATCCTGGAAATTAATGAGAACGGAGACTTTGTCCCCGTTGAAGTCATTCCCGCCCGAGACGTCAACACGGGCGGAATCTTTCAGCTACGACAA GGTCAGGCGAGGAGAATCCAAGTAGACGTGCGCTCCGTTCAGGACTCGGGCACCATGCCGCTCATATCGGAGATCGTGCTGGCTGTGTCGGTGGGCTGCGTGGAGATCACCAGCACCATCGGCCCAGAGGGAGACGAGATGGACAGTTATCAA GAGAGAGACCTAGAACGTTTGCGACGTCAGTGGTTGGCGGCGCTCACCAAGAGGCAGGAGTACTTGGACCAGCACTTGCAGAGCCTGGTCAGCAAAGCAG AAAAAAACGAGGACGACGTCGAAAGGGAGGCTCAGCTGCTGGAATGGCGCTTGACACTGACGGAAGAGAGGAACGCTGTCATGGTGCCCTCTGCTGGCAGCGGTATTCCTGGAGCACCTGCCGAATG GGTTCCGCTTCCAGGCATGGAGACGCACGTTCCAGTCCTCTTCCTCAACCTCAAAC CTGATGACCTGAGCTCCCAAGACCAGTTCGAGGTTCCCGACGCAGGAGGCTGGGACGCCACGCTGAGCGGCGAAGACGAGGATGACTTCTTCGACCTGCAGATTGTCAAACACTACGACGGCGAG GTGAAGGCGGAGGCGTCGTGGGACTCCACCGTCCACGAGTGCCCGCAGCTGAGCCGCGGGGGAGCTTGGCCCGACAGCCGGGTGTACCTCACCGTGCGGGCGGTGGTGCAGCTCAGCCACCCGGCCGACATGCAGCTGGTTCTCAGGAAGAGGATCTGCGTCAACGTTAATCCCGGTCGTCAGGGCTTTGCCCACAACTTCCTCAAGAGGATGTCCACGCGCAGCACCATCCCTGGATGCGGCGTCACCTTTGAGGTGGTCTCCAACATCCCTGGG GACGCTCCTGGATCAGAAGACAGGGAGATGCTGGCCCGCCTCGCGGCCAGCGCTCACAGCAGCGAGTCGGCCGACGACGAAGCTGCCATTGAGAAGTACCTACGCAGCGTCCTCAGTCTAGAGAACATCCTCACCCTGGACCGACTCAGACAG GAGGTGACAGTGAAGGAGCAGCTCGCTGCAAGAGGACGAAGCAACCGGCGGAGTCTCAGTTCTCCGTCTGTCAACAGG CTGTCTGGAAGTCGACAAGACTTGTCCACCACCTCCCTGATGGAGGAcaag GGTCGCTGGGAGAGTCAGCAGGACATCTTCATGCCGTCGGCGTACCATCGCACGCTCCCCCGTCCGGCTTCGTCACCCTCCACCTATTACCCCGTGGCGCCGCAGCAACCGTCGCCGCCCTCCTCAAATGCCGTCACCTCCCCACTCAACCAGGAGCCAGAGCAAG gTCGTTCAGGACTTGCTGCCTCTTATCTTTCAGTGAAGGCGTTGGTTCCGCAGATGCCCAAACTGCTCAAGTCTTTGTTTCCGGCACGCGATGACAAGAAGGAGCTGAGGCCGTCGCCGCACGGCCAGCAG CACATGCCCCGCATCATGTCGCCACCAGGGGTGGATGACAGCAGGGTCAAGGTGGACATG GCCGCCCCCGTCCCACGAGCGGCGCCGGCCAAAGAGCGGCGCTCCGACCCAGCCGACGCCCCTCCTCTTACCGTGCATGACCCGCATGACGGCACCCCCCTCAGCCCGCTCAGCCAATCGTCCAGCGGCTACTTCTCGGCCAGCGTCTCCACGGCGACCCTGTCGGACGTCCTGCAACCCCCCTCctcgtcctcgtcgtcctcctccctcctcctcgaGGCCGCGCTCGCCGCCAATCACGACGGCGTGACCGCACGCCCCTTCCTTTCTGAACAGAAGCCGCCCGACGACTCGCCCCTGCCCGAGTGGCTGACGGACGGCACCCATGTGACCGTCGGGAGTGGCAAGGCGGGCACCGTGCGCTACGTGGGGGCCACGCACTTTGCCGAGGGCGTGTGGGTGGGTGTGGAGCTGGACTCCCCCGCAG GTAAACACGACGGCTGCGTGGGCGGCCACCGCTACTTCCGATGCCGGCCCGCGCACGGCATTCTGGTTCGGCCGGAGCGCCTGAGCTGTCGGGACAGCCGGCAAGGCGCCTCGGAGCTCCCCGCCGCTCCCAACACTGCCCGGGTTCCCGTCCTCCGAGGGGACAACCGCAAATCCTGGAGCAGCTGA
- the kif13ba gene encoding kinesin-like protein KIF13B isoform X1 encodes MVEPSLDDSNVKVAVRVRPMNRREKELNTKCVVEMVKNQTVLHPAMTNLGKSDTRTQSKVFAYDYCFWSMDESDKEKFAGQEVVFQCLGESLLHNAFLGYNACIFAYGQTGSGKSYTMMGSVDQPGLIPRLCSALFERTQKEQREQEKFTVEVSYMEIYNEKVRDLLDPKGGRQTLRVREHKVLGPYVDGLSRLAVASYKDIEVLMSEGNKSRTVAATNMNEESSRSHAVFNIILTHTLTDVQSGTSGEKVSRLSLVDLAGSERAAKTGAAGERLKEGSNINKSLTTLGLVISALAEQGTTKNKTKFVPYRDSVLTWLLKDCLGGNSRTAMVATVSPAADNYEETLSTLRYADRAKSIVNHAVVNEDPNARIIRELREEVEKLRVQLTQAESLKAPELKDRLEESEKLIHEMTVTWEDKLRKTEEVAQARQKQLESLGISLQSSGIKVGDDKSFLVNLNADPALNELLVYYLKEDHTQVGSADSQDIQLCGMGIQAEHCVIDINADAAVILTPYPNARTCVNGSPATCGLQLHHGDRILWGNNHFFRINLPKRRGRTAEDEEGVMKKSGSSEQLDADGDSASEVSSEVSFSYEFAQTEVMMKALGSNDPMQSVLQSLERQHEEEKRSALERQRQMYEQELQQLRRKLNPDRLSAGPPGPPPFGQPGTGQQSHYRSMERLSMGGMSHSSSAQSRLRQWNEDREAVLVRSLRRLREQIVRANLLVQEACFISDELERHTEYRVTLQIPSENLNANRKRDAVLSEPAIQVRRRCRGKQIWSLEKTENRLVDMRELYQEWQDYHLHDSDNPGMRSYFRRADPFFDEQENHSLIGVANVFLSCLFYDVKLQYAVPIINQKGEVAGRLHVEVVRVGGALEDNIAGGDDPDNNPDSEIQDRKLVCMIKILQATGLPQYLSNFVFCQYTFWDQPEPIIVAPEVDLHSSSPSTKDPHCMVVFDSCKELAVSVSEDFIEYLTEGAVAIEVYGHRQADAGRNPALWDLSIIQAKTRTLRDRWSEVMRRLELWIQILEINENGDFVPVEVIPARDVNTGGIFQLRQGQARRIQVDVRSVQDSGTMPLISEIVLAVSVGCVEITSTIGPEGDEMDSYQERDLERLRRQWLAALTKRQEYLDQHLQSLVSKAEKNEDDVEREAQLLEWRLTLTEERNAVMVPSAGSGIPGAPAEWVPLPGMETHVPVLFLNLKPDDLSSQDQFEVPDAGGWDATLSGEDEDDFFDLQIVKHYDGEVKAEASWDSTVHECPQLSRGGAWPDSRVYLTVRAVVQLSHPADMQLVLRKRICVNVNPGRQGFAHNFLKRMSTRSTIPGCGVTFEVVSNIPGDAPGSEDREMLARLAASAHSSESADDEAAIEKYLRSVLSLENILTLDRLRQEVTVKEQLAARGRSNRRSLSSPSVNRLSGSRQDLSTTSLMEDKGRWESQQDIFMPSAYHRTLPRPASSPSTYYPVAPQQPSPPSSNAVTSPLNQEPEQGRSGLAASYLSVKALVPQMPKLLKSLFPARDDKKELRPSPHGQQQHMPRIMSPPGVDDSRVKVDMAAPVPRAAPAKERRSDPADAPPLTVHDPHDGTPLSPLSQSSSGYFSASVSTATLSDVLQPPSSSSSSSSLLLEAALAANHDGVTARPFLSEQKPPDDSPLPEWLTDGTHVTVGSGKAGTVRYVGATHFAEGVWVGVELDSPAGKHDGCVGGHRYFRCRPAHGILVRPERLSCRDSRQGASELPAAPNTARVPVLRGDNRKSWSS; translated from the exons ATGGTCGAGCCCAGCCTGGACGACTCCAACGTCAAGGTGGCGGTCCGCGTTCGGCCCATGAACAGGAGAG AAAAGGAATTAAACACTAAGTGCGTGGTGGAGATGGTGAAGAACCAGACCGTCCTCCATCCTGCCATGACCAACCTGGGCAAGAGCGACACCAG GACTCAGTCCAAG GTTTTTGCCTACGACTACTGCTTCTGGTCCATGGACGAATCGGACAAGGAGAAATTTGCCG GTCAGGAGGTGGTCTTTCAGTGCCTTGGAGAAAGTCTTCTCCATAACGCCTTCCTTGGCTACAATGCCTGCATCTTTGCCTACGGACAAACCG GTTCCGGAAAGTCCTACACCATGATGGGTTCGGTGGACCAGCCGGGGCTCATCCCCCGCCTCTGCAGCGCTTTGTTTGAGCGCACGCAGAAGGAGCAGCGTGAGCAGGAGAAGTTTACAGTGGAGGTCTCCTACATGGAGATCTACAATGAAAAGGTTCGAGATCTGCTGGACCCCAAAGG GGGCAGACAAACGCTGAGAGTAAGAGAACATAAAGTGCTGGGTCCATATGTGGACGGTCTCTCTCGGCTAGCTGTTGCAAGCTACAAG GACATCGAGGTGCTGATGTCAGAGGGGAACAAGTCTCGCACTGTCGCCGCCACCAACATGAACGAGGAGAGCAGTCGATCGCACGCCGTCTTCAACATCATCCTCACGCACACCCTGACGGACGTGCAGTCTGGG ACAAGTGGTGAAAAAGTGAGTCGGCTGAGTCTGGTGGACTTAGCCGGAAGTGAGCGAGCCGCCAAAACCGGAGCGGCTGGAGAGCGTCTCAAGGAAGGAAGCAACATCAACAA ATCGCTGACTACACTGGGCTTGGTGATCTCCGCTCTGGCCGAGCAAGGAACTACCAAAAACAAGACCAAGTTTGTTCCTTACCGAGACTCTGTTCTGACATGGCTGCTGAAG GACTGTCTCGGCGGTAACAGCCGCACGGCCATGGTGGCGACGGTGAGCCCGGCGGCCGACAATTACGAAGAGACGCTATCCACGCTGCGCTACGCCGACCGGGCCAAGAGCATTGTTAACCACGCCGTGGTCAACGAGGACCCCAACGCTCGCATTATTCGGGAGCTGCGTGAGGAGGTGGAGAAGCTGCGAGTGCAGCTCACTCAAGCCGAG TCTTTGAAAGCCCCAGAGCTCAAGGATCGCCTGGAAGAGTCTGAGAAGTTGATTCACGAGATGACCGTCACGTGGGAGGATAAGCTTCGCAAAACAGAGGAGGTGGCTCAG GCACGTCAGAAGCAGCTGGAGAGTCTGGGCATTTCCCTCCAGTCGTCGGGCATCAAAGTGGGCGACGATAAAAGCTTCCTGGTCAACCTGAATGCAGACCCAGCACTCAACGAACTGCTGGTGTACTATTTAAAG GAGGACCACACCCAGGTGGGCTCGGCAGACTCCCAGGACATCCAGCTGTGCGGCATGGGCATCCAGGCCGAGCACTGCGTTATCGACATCAACGCCGACGCCGCCGTCATCCTCACCCCGTACCCCAACGCTCG GACATGTGTAAATGGGTCTCCGGCTACCTGCGGACTACAGCTTCACCATGGCGACCGAATCCTCTGGGGAAACAATCACTTCTTCAG GATCAACCTTCCCAAGCGGCGCGGTCGAACCGCAGAGGATGAGGAGGGCGTGATGAAGAAGAGCGGCAGCAGCGAGCAGCTCGATGCGGACGGCGACTCGGCCAGCGAAGTGTCCAGCGAGGTCAGCTTCTCCTACGAGTTTGCTCAGACTGAAGTCATGATGAAGGCTCTGGGTAGCAATG aCCCTATGCAGAGCGTCCTGCAGTCGCTGGAGAGGCAACACGAAGAGGAGAAACGCTCAGCCTTGGAGCGCCAGAGGCAGATGTACGAGCAGGAGCTACAGCAGCTTCGTCGCAAGCTTAACCCGGACCGGCTGTCCGCGGGCCCCCCGGGACCGCCGCCGTTTGGCCAGCCCGGGACTGGTCAGCAGTCTCACTACCGTAGTATGGAGAGGCTGAGCATGGGAGGCATGAGCCACTCCAGCAGCGCTCAGAGCCGATTGAGACAATGGAATGAAGACAG GGAGGCTGTGTTGGTGAGGAGCTTGAGGCGGCTGCGAGAGCAAATAGTGAGAGCCAACCTCTTGGTACAAGAGGCCTGCTTTATCTCAGATGAGCTGGAACGCCACACCGAGTACCGGGTCACTCTGCAGATCCCCTCAGAAAACCTCAACGCCAACCGAAAG AGGGACGCTGTGCTCAGCGAGCCCGCCATTCAAGTGCGACGTCGCTGCCGCGGCAAACAAATCTGGAGCTTAGAAAAGACCGAGAACCGCCTGGTGGACATGAGGGAGCTCTACCAAGAGTGGCAGGACTACCACCTGCACGACAGCGACAACCCG GGAATGCGCTCATACTTCCGCCGGGCCGACCCTTTCTTCGATGAGCAAGAGAACCACAGCCTGATCGGCGTGGCCAACGTCTTTTTGTCCTGCCTTTTCTATGACGTCAAGCTGCAGTACGCTGTGCCCATCATCAACCAAAAAGGAGAG GTGGCTGGGCGTCTCCATGTGGAGGTGGTGAGGGTTGGAGGGGCTCTGGAGGACAACATCGCGGGAGGAGACGATCCCGACAACAACCCAGACTCAGAAATTCAGGATCGCAAACTTGTCTGCATG ATTAAAATCCTACAGGCCACCGGTCTCCCCCAGTACCTGTCCAACTTTGTCTTCTGCCAATACACTTTCTGGGACCAACCCGAGCCCATCATCGTGGCCCCCGAGGTGGACCTCCACTCGTCGTCGCCCAGCACCAAAGACCCACACTGCATGGTGGTGTTCGACAGCTGCAAGGAGCTGGCCGTGTCCGTGTCGGAGGATTTCATCGAGTACCTGACCGAAGGGGCCGTGGCCATTGAGGTGTATGGACACAGGCAGGCTGACGCGGGCAGGAACCCGGCCCTCTGGGACCTCAGCATCATCCAGGCCAAGACGCGCACGCTACGAGACAG GTGGAGTGAGGTAATGCGCCGGCTGGAACTCTGGATCCAAATCCTGGAAATTAATGAGAACGGAGACTTTGTCCCCGTTGAAGTCATTCCCGCCCGAGACGTCAACACGGGCGGAATCTTTCAGCTACGACAA GGTCAGGCGAGGAGAATCCAAGTAGACGTGCGCTCCGTTCAGGACTCGGGCACCATGCCGCTCATATCGGAGATCGTGCTGGCTGTGTCGGTGGGCTGCGTGGAGATCACCAGCACCATCGGCCCAGAGGGAGACGAGATGGACAGTTATCAA GAGAGAGACCTAGAACGTTTGCGACGTCAGTGGTTGGCGGCGCTCACCAAGAGGCAGGAGTACTTGGACCAGCACTTGCAGAGCCTGGTCAGCAAAGCAG AAAAAAACGAGGACGACGTCGAAAGGGAGGCTCAGCTGCTGGAATGGCGCTTGACACTGACGGAAGAGAGGAACGCTGTCATGGTGCCCTCTGCTGGCAGCGGTATTCCTGGAGCACCTGCCGAATG GGTTCCGCTTCCAGGCATGGAGACGCACGTTCCAGTCCTCTTCCTCAACCTCAAAC CTGATGACCTGAGCTCCCAAGACCAGTTCGAGGTTCCCGACGCAGGAGGCTGGGACGCCACGCTGAGCGGCGAAGACGAGGATGACTTCTTCGACCTGCAGATTGTCAAACACTACGACGGCGAG GTGAAGGCGGAGGCGTCGTGGGACTCCACCGTCCACGAGTGCCCGCAGCTGAGCCGCGGGGGAGCTTGGCCCGACAGCCGGGTGTACCTCACCGTGCGGGCGGTGGTGCAGCTCAGCCACCCGGCCGACATGCAGCTGGTTCTCAGGAAGAGGATCTGCGTCAACGTTAATCCCGGTCGTCAGGGCTTTGCCCACAACTTCCTCAAGAGGATGTCCACGCGCAGCACCATCCCTGGATGCGGCGTCACCTTTGAGGTGGTCTCCAACATCCCTGGG GACGCTCCTGGATCAGAAGACAGGGAGATGCTGGCCCGCCTCGCGGCCAGCGCTCACAGCAGCGAGTCGGCCGACGACGAAGCTGCCATTGAGAAGTACCTACGCAGCGTCCTCAGTCTAGAGAACATCCTCACCCTGGACCGACTCAGACAG GAGGTGACAGTGAAGGAGCAGCTCGCTGCAAGAGGACGAAGCAACCGGCGGAGTCTCAGTTCTCCGTCTGTCAACAGG CTGTCTGGAAGTCGACAAGACTTGTCCACCACCTCCCTGATGGAGGAcaag GGTCGCTGGGAGAGTCAGCAGGACATCTTCATGCCGTCGGCGTACCATCGCACGCTCCCCCGTCCGGCTTCGTCACCCTCCACCTATTACCCCGTGGCGCCGCAGCAACCGTCGCCGCCCTCCTCAAATGCCGTCACCTCCCCACTCAACCAGGAGCCAGAGCAAG gTCGTTCAGGACTTGCTGCCTCTTATCTTTCAGTGAAGGCGTTGGTTCCGCAGATGCCCAAACTGCTCAAGTCTTTGTTTCCGGCACGCGATGACAAGAAGGAGCTGAGGCCGTCGCCGCACGGCCAGCAG CAGCACATGCCCCGCATCATGTCGCCACCAGGGGTGGATGACAGCAGGGTCAAGGTGGACATG GCCGCCCCCGTCCCACGAGCGGCGCCGGCCAAAGAGCGGCGCTCCGACCCAGCCGACGCCCCTCCTCTTACCGTGCATGACCCGCATGACGGCACCCCCCTCAGCCCGCTCAGCCAATCGTCCAGCGGCTACTTCTCGGCCAGCGTCTCCACGGCGACCCTGTCGGACGTCCTGCAACCCCCCTCctcgtcctcgtcgtcctcctccctcctcctcgaGGCCGCGCTCGCCGCCAATCACGACGGCGTGACCGCACGCCCCTTCCTTTCTGAACAGAAGCCGCCCGACGACTCGCCCCTGCCCGAGTGGCTGACGGACGGCACCCATGTGACCGTCGGGAGTGGCAAGGCGGGCACCGTGCGCTACGTGGGGGCCACGCACTTTGCCGAGGGCGTGTGGGTGGGTGTGGAGCTGGACTCCCCCGCAG GTAAACACGACGGCTGCGTGGGCGGCCACCGCTACTTCCGATGCCGGCCCGCGCACGGCATTCTGGTTCGGCCGGAGCGCCTGAGCTGTCGGGACAGCCGGCAAGGCGCCTCGGAGCTCCCCGCCGCTCCCAACACTGCCCGGGTTCCCGTCCTCCGAGGGGACAACCGCAAATCCTGGAGCAGCTGA